AGCCCCAAGATATAAAAACTATTTTGCTAACGAAGCAGAGAAAATACGCCAAGGAAATTGCGCCCGCCCACGGGCTATATTTGCTTGACATTGAATATTAAAAGAAAATATGCTCAATTAAGATTTTGAGCCCTATTAATATCAAGATTATCCCGCCCGCAATCAACGCCCTTTTTTCTAGCTTTTTGCCTATGCATGAGCCGAGCTTGGAGCTAATTAGGCACATCGCCAAAGTTATCGCCGCTATTATCAGCGCGGATATGTAAATATTGAGCTGTTCTTCAACATTAAGGCTCATCCCCGCCGCGAAGGCGTCTATGCTGGTGGCGACAGCGAGTATAATCAGGACTTTATTAGACGAATAATCCACGGGCGTTTGGTCGTCATGGAAGGCGTCAATTATCATCTTGCCGCCTATAAAGCTAAGAAGACCAAACGCGACCCAATGCGCGTAAAGATCAATATAATCTATCAAAAACGACCCCAGCGCATAACCCGCCAAAGTCATGCCGCCCTGAAAAACAGAAAAAAGCGCGGCGCATTTTAGGCTCAGCGCTTTTTTGTTTTGGCAACAACAAGCC
This is a stretch of genomic DNA from Clostridiales bacterium. It encodes these proteins:
- a CDS encoding manganese efflux pump translates to MRYITVILIGLSLSLDAAAAAAASGACCCQNKKALSLKCAALFSVFQGGMTLAGYALGSFLIDYIDLYAHWVAFGLLSFIGGKMIIDAFHDDQTPVDYSSNKVLIILAVATSIDAFAAGMSLNVEEQLNIYISALIIAAITLAMCLISSKLGSCIGKKLEKRALIAGGIILILIGLKILIEHIFF